A genomic window from Litoreibacter janthinus includes:
- a CDS encoding CoA-binding protein, producing MEYSDAHLSKILKTTKVIACVGVSTNPVRPSYYVARYLTLKGFKVIGVNPGHAGKILFGQTIAASLSDIPKDAAVDMVDIFRRPDAVPAIVDEALSVFPVLRTVWMQIGVTHVAAASKAEAAGVTVIQDKCPKIEYQRLFGELRMGGFNTGVISSKL from the coding sequence ATGGAGTATAGCGACGCGCATCTAAGCAAGATTTTGAAGACGACGAAGGTGATCGCCTGCGTTGGCGTCTCCACCAATCCAGTGCGGCCCAGTTACTACGTGGCTCGATACCTGACGCTGAAAGGCTTTAAGGTGATCGGGGTAAATCCGGGCCATGCAGGAAAGATACTTTTCGGCCAAACAATTGCTGCAAGCCTGAGCGATATCCCGAAGGATGCTGCCGTCGATATGGTCGATATTTTCCGCCGTCCCGATGCCGTTCCAGCTATCGTAGACGAAGCGCTTTCAGTGTTTCCAGTACTTCGTACAGTTTGGATGCAGATCGGGGTGACACATGTCGCGGCGGCGTCCAAGGCGGAAGCCGCAGGCGTTACTGTCATTCAGGACAAATGCCCCAAAATCGAATACCAACGCCTGTTCGGGGAGTTGCGGATGGGCGGTTTCAATACCGGCGTGATTTCGTCGAAGCTGTGA